From one Oncorhynchus clarkii lewisi isolate Uvic-CL-2024 chromosome 6, UVic_Ocla_1.0, whole genome shotgun sequence genomic stretch:
- the LOC139412382 gene encoding uncharacterized protein: protein MGVLAGASDDVREGTINNHNTPPPTVTTPSAPLSLYPPLPQEEKTEVPPPYSQNPFAHLPHNPFKTHTTPAAIQAPVFMVQGGQLKGNMTVGIQEGHLVCEERPDCSSPTTLQGPALSTQVHKVQEGELPGDTPPLKVKLGDCVRGKVHKRKWLEPRWTGPYEVKEVTSHSVQVKGETNSLSFPSYLPQDHTVSRREVGVTKCTPQELKSTTLCLPFNATTTVYLPWGLLGHAQNSLGLPAWTYSSFNWYITKGGYGVGDLVTRIQAVDPQFLPTRTKREAALTVGDPTYIDAIGVPRGVPDEYKLVDQVAAGFESSLCWWCTVNKNVDRINYIHFNVQKLGNWTQQGFEAVHGQLAATSLMAFQNRIAIDMLLAEKGGICFMFGEQCCTFIPNNTASDGSLTVALEGLRTLNGKMKSHSGVDTSTWDSWMDAFGKYKVLVSSILVSISVFVAILTLCGCCCIPCARSLLSRVITSAIAPNNDPALMFPLLQQEDPLVEFETCTYE, encoded by the exons ATGGGGGTGCTTGCTGGGGCCTCAGATGACGTCAGAGAAGGCACAATcaacaaccacaacacaccaccgcCCACCGTGACCACCCCATCGGCCCCGCTCTCTCTATACCCGCCACTGCCACAGGAAGAGAAGACTGAAGTGCCACCTCCCTATTCACAAAATCCATTCGCACACCTCCCACACAACCCATttaaaacccacaccacaccagcaGCCATACAGGCCCCGGTCTTCATGGTGCAGGGAGGACAGCTAAAAGGGAACATGACTGTGGGGATTCAAGAAGGCCACCTCGTCTGTGAAGAAAGGCCCGATTGCTCAAGCCCCACAACACTACAAGGCCCAG cactctctacccaggttcacaaggtccaggagggggagctgccgggggacacgccaccacTGAAGGTAAAACTTGGAGACTGTGTAAGGGGAaaggtccacaagagaaagtggctggaacccaggtggactggtccgtacgaagtgaaggaggttacttcacactcagtccaggtcaaag GTgaaactaactctctctcttttccctcttatCTACCACAAGACCATACCGTTTCTAGGCGTGAGGTGGGGGTCACTAAGTGCACCCCCCAGGAGTTGAAGAGCACCACCTTGTGTTTGCCTTTCAATGCCACCACCACCGTTTACCTGCCTTGGGGCCTTTTGGGTCATGCGCAAAATAGTTTGGGGCTACCTGCCTGGACCTATTCCAGTTTTAACTGGTATATAACCAAAGGGGGATATG GTGTGGGTGATTTGGTGACCCGGATACAGGCTGTGGACCCACAGTTTCTGCCTACCAGAACCAAGCGGGAAGCAGCCCTGACTGTTGGGGATCCCACGTATATTGATGCTATAGGTGTTCCTAGGGGGGTCCCTGATGAGTACAAGCTGGTGGACCAGGTCGCCGCAGGTTTTGAATCATCTCTCTGCTGGTGGTGCACTGTGAATAAAAATGTTGACCGCATTAACTATATACATTTCAATGTCCAAAAATTAGGAAACTGGACTCAACAAGGTTTTGAGGCCGTACATGGTCAACTGGCGGCTACCTCCCTTATGGCTTTTCAAAATCGCATTGCCATTGACATGTTGCTGGCTGAGAAGGGTGGGATATGTTTTATGTTTGGGGAGCAATGTTGCACATTTATCCCCAATAACACAGCCTCTGATGGCAGTCTCACTGTTGCGTTAGAAGGACTACGTACCCTGAATGGTAAAATGAAATCCCACTCTGGGGTTGATACCAGCACGTGGGACTCCTGGATGGATGCATTTGGTAAATATAAGGTCCTGGTCTCTTCTATTctggtctctatctctgtgtttgttgcaatATTAACCCTCTGTGGCTGTTGTTGCATCCCATGTGCCCGCTCCCTGCTTTCTCGAGTTATTACTTCTGCTATTGCACCAAATAATGACCCTGCATTGATGTTCCCCCTCCTACAACAGGAGGATCCTCTGGTGGAGTTTGAAACATGCACATATGAGTAA